The following is a genomic window from Rhododendron vialii isolate Sample 1 chromosome 9a, ASM3025357v1.
CTTGATCATTTGGGAACACTTATGTAACAGATTATGATATGATATGCAAAATGTTGCCATTTTTTGAGACACAAGGTTGCAAATTTTTTGGGACACTTATGTACAGGTGCATAGCGATTGTTCTCGGCAGATTAATTTCAGTACTCTCTGTTTCTTTGTGGATGTGTATTTCTTTTGTGTATCTGTTTTTTCTGTAGGAgtatttgttgggttttttgcTCATGAAAATAGGTCCAATTTTGTTTGGCCCGAAAAGACTAGTGCTTGTGTGTGAGTGCTGCAAAGGTAGAAACAGAGAAGAGGTGGTGCACTGTGGGTTGGTGCTCTCAGTGGAGAAGAGGAAACCGTGTGTGCAGTGTGTTCTCGGTGAAAAGGGAAAGCTTCAAGTGCAGTCTTTGGTCCTAATTTTCAGTAGTTTATTCACAACATTTGGGACTGTTTTGATCTCCCGTGGATGTTCCTTGGTTCTCTTTATGTCTTGTTTCTTGCGtgtttaatttttcaaattacGCTTCCGTTTGTGAGTGGGAttaaatgattttaaaaaaaattcccaacagTATTATCTttggtttatgtttttttttaaaaaatcaaaatcttacGAATTGTGAGACTGAATTCTATGGAGGTTTCGTTTTCTTTGTAGTTTTCGTTAGTTGCTATTGGAAATTACGTGGGTTTGCTATTCTGATTAGATTCCTAAACaatcaatggagagagagagagagagagagagagagagagagagagagagagaggtaggttTGTGTAAAGTCTGGTAATTTCAATTTGAGATGGTTGTGTATGCTTGAAAGGGAAGAAGAGGGTAATTTGGTCCTTGGGTTTAATAAATAATGGCCTGGAAATTTTTTCCATCCTAAACTCTAACAGATAGCTAACAGAAGGGCTTGGATGGCAGTGAAATaatagttaaagggggttaagtgttggATTGAGTAGTTGGAGGAGGCAAAATGTGACCGGGTGATAGTTAAAGGGGGCAAACTATAATTTTTCCTTTATTgaaatttggactattttattttggattgtgGATCTTATTAACTGATTGACAAATCTGCCTAAATTTGCCTCAGTTACAGAATGGATTACGTATTCGATTACTCAATAGATTGTTACCAATCGTTTTTTAATACTCAATTTACAAGACCATCTTGATCAATTACCAAATTGAATAACATATTTCTTACGCATTGATTGTGGAATTCATTATTATGGATTATATACTGTTGAAAGTTGCAAGCTTTTAGCATAAAAGTCTCGAGATGCACTAAATCGTTATGATTCTTAgtgaaaatattataaattctaGTACTACAAAATTACGAGATCTATCATATTTTTACGATTCCTAATAAAAATGATACTAATTATATAACTGAAAAGTTAGAAATTTGTGTATTAAAAGTTATGAGACGTATCAAACTGTATGATCACTATGCCAAATTGTAACAAGATACTATTTAGGGTGCTGGACTAATTAAAAATAACCTAATTAAATACTAAAAGACATCCTATTACTAACaatcataataaataaataaaaactatcaAAAGACACTTATTGGACCAAAAAGACTTAACGCATCAGGCCCATGGGGTTTACTTGAGTTGAGGCTTCCAAAGCAAACACGGAGTAGATGAATGGAAAGGTGAAGCATTTTCGGAAGTAGATCTCGTAAACATTCGACAGTCCATCTCGGCACGGATGGCTTAGATTTAATCCGAACTCCTACAAATCCTAGCCGTCTattgtttggatgaaaatccgagccgtccattgccgagatggacagtCGGATTGGCCGCACTACACCGTGTAGTGTGGCGGGTGCACTACAGTCCCTCCGATTCCATGGAACTTCAGTTGCCAACGAGAAAGTTCGAACAACAATGCTACTCATTCAACAATTTAAatacaacaccaaacacaaactctcacatacatgtggggcccacacatagtagtgtgtgtggagcccacatgtatgtgagaggttatGTTCggtattgtgtttgaattgttatgTGAGTAACATTTTTGAAGTTCGAAAGCACGAGCCCATCCACCTACTCCGCTTGCCGACGAAGTACTTTTGTGCAGAGAGATCCAATTGCCAAAATCATACCGACTCTTACCGCCATCAATTGTCACTGCCAAATAGAGATCCAAATGAAATTAGTAAGGTAATTATTGTTaagtttttggttttattttgtaatttgaataAGTCTTTGATTGTCCTAGTCTTTAGGAGGTTGTTGCTTTACCAGATTTATAGGAGTCTTAGTAGTGGGATAATCTATTTCGATTCAGTTCCTTGTTTTCTGGTACAGCTGTTAGTTGGTTCCTAAATTAGTGGTATGCTAGTTCATGTAATCTTCTATTTAAGTTGTTGGGTCTTATGAATAAATTGTACGTTCAATTTTCAGCTTCTTTTCTTCCTGTCATAAGTTataacagtggtatcagagccaccgagtgagaaaagtgagataaaGAGTGGGTATAGCAGCAGCTTTACTGCTTTACTTCTACTTCACCTGTTTTCCCGCTGTGCAGCAGCATAAGAAAACGATGGCTTCAGAAACTTTTGCGCAGCCAGCCATTCCACGCTTTGATGGTCACTATGATCATTGGAGCATGCTCATGGAGAACTTCTTAAGGTCCAAAGAATACTGGACGGTGGTTGTTTCTGGAGTAGCAGAACCAGCCGAAGGTGTTGTGCTGACAGATGCGCAAAAGGCAGAGCTTGAAGGGCTGAAGTTGAAAGATCTCAAAGCAAAGAATTATCTCTTCCAAGCTATTGATCGCTCAATCTTGGAAACCATTCTTTGCAAGGACAGCGCCAAGCATATTTGGGATTCTATGAAGAAGAAGTACCCAAGGATCAGCAAGGGCAAAGAGGCTGCAGCTTCAAGCCTTTCGTTCAGAGTTCGAAATACTTCGAATGAAATCAGGAGAGTCAGTTACAGATTATTTTTCAAGAACGATGACAATCGTCAACAAGATGCGGATCCATGGCGACAAGACCACCGACGTCACCGTTGTTGAAAAGATTCTTCGATCCATggcaacaaaatttaattttgttgtcTGTTCCATAGAAGAAGCTAATGATATTGATGAACTTTCAATTGATGAATTACAGAGTTCTTTGTTGGTTCATGAGCAAAAAATTAACCAACAGGATAAAAAGGAACAAGCATTGAAGGTCTCATCAGAAAATCGTTCTACACCAAGTAGAGCTGATAGAGGACGCGGTAGAGGCAGAGGTCGAAGTCGAGGAGGCAGAGGCAACAATGATCGTGGAATCCAACAACATCATCAGCATCAAGAGAATCAATTtcaaggaagaggaagaggacgTGGTG
Proteins encoded in this region:
- the LOC131299925 gene encoding uncharacterized protein LOC131299925 — protein: MKSGESVTDYFSRTMTIVNKMRIHGDKTTDVTVVEKILRSMATKFNFVVCSIEEANDIDELSIDELQSSLLVHEQKINQQDKKEQALKVSSENRSTPSRADRGRGRGRGRSRGGRGNNDRGIQQHHQHQENQFQGRGRGRGGYHSTSYGPKSADKSNVECYKCHRYGHY